CAGCTGCGAACCGGACTCTTGATCGAGGCCGTGCAAAGCGTCACGCCAGCCATGGACCGCGCCCCAGTCGGACATGACCCATCCCCGGTAGCCCCAATCGCCCTTGAGGACCCCATTCAACAGCAGGTCATTGCCCGAAGCATGGACGCCATTGACCTTGTTGTAAGCGCTCATGACAGCGCCCGGCTCGGAGCGCTCAAGCGCCATCTGAAAGGCGAGGAGGTCGGATTCGCGGTGGGCGGTCGGGTCGATGATTGCATCGAGCCGGTGGCGATTGGTCTCGTTCGCGTTGAGGGAGAAGTGCTTGATCGTCGAGATGACCCCTTGCGCCTGCGTGCCGATGACCTGCTCGCTCGCCAAGACGGCACTGAGCAGCGGGTCCTCCGAGAGATACTCGAAGTTTCGACCATTGCGCGGATCCCTGGCAAGGTTCATCCCACCGCCGAGCAGCACATTGAAGCCCTTGGCGCGCGCTTCGCGTCCGAGGATGACGCCCGTCTCTCGCGCGAGCTTTGGATTGAAGGTCGCGCCGAGCGCCAGGCCTGCAGGTAAGGCCGTGGCGGTGTCACCGGCCCGGAAACCTGAGGGGTTGGTGATGCCCAAGCTCCCATCGGTCTCTCTGAGCGCGGGAATCCCGAGGCGCGGCACTCCCGGCACGTAGCCGGCGCTCGGTCGGGCATCCGAAGGCACGCGCGGGTCCCGTGCGCCGTCGAATCCCATGGGCATGAGCCCCATGACCAGCGAGAAGCGTTCAGCGTCCGTCATTTGCTGCTCCGTTTCACGCGCTCGCACGTCGGCGAGCGATTCCGGAGCGATCGCCTGAGCTGGTAGGCACTGGAAAGGCAGTAAAAGCGCGGAGCCGATCAGGAGAATGCGCGGTCTGTGGTTGGAATGCACGAACTCTCTCTTTCAGGGGGCCGAGGTGATGGTTCTCGATAACGAGGGACCTGATGGGGGAGCGTGGCCTCGATCGTCATATCACTCCATGAAACTCGCATTTCGACAACGATTTCCTGGCTGATCATGCGTAGTCCAGACGTTTGCTTAGGAATGAGGATTGGCAGCCTGGGCCAGAGTCCCCGCATGCTAGACTGTTCAATCAAATCAGGAGGGAAAAATGCTCGGACAAGAACGAGACGCAATCAAAGTGGGCCTCGAGGTGGGCATCGTCCTCAAGGCCGATCAGCGCTCAAATCGGATCACGCGGGGCATCGTGGCGGATATCCTGACCAAGTCGCCCTTTCATCCCCACGGCATCAAAGTGCGCCTCACGGATGGTCAGGTTGGTCGAGTGAAAGAAATTTACTGAGTTTGCTACCGCGAATTTTGCAGATGGCAAGCCCTCAGGCCGTGTGATCAGCGAGAATTGGAGTTGCCACCCGTATTGCCTCACCTTCGGGTGGGGCCTTTCTTTTTCGCGAAGAATGCTTCGTGTGATTGATGATTTTATCTAGTAGAGTTAAACAAGTGATTTGTTTATCATGGAGCGATCGTTCAAGGTTTTCTGTTGAGATTTTGGGCGATTGGTTCAGAGCGATTGCTGCCTGAGCCAAAGTGGATCATTTGTGAAAATTGGAAAACAAAGCTGTAGGCGCCCCGTGTGGGTGAAGATGAAAGAGGCTCCTTTCCGGATGAAGAAAATCGCGCTGCTTGCCATTACCACGATCCTGGTCGGATGCACCGCCACTGCTCCCAACACTTCTCAGACGCCACAGAAAGCGGCCGATGAAACACCAACGATCACAATCCTGTCGATCGATGAACTCCGAGCCACCTTGCGTGATCTCAACGTGGCCGTTCAAGACCTCGATCAGGTGGGATTCCCAAAGCGCGGCACTGTTCCGCCGGCTTCCTCCTATCGCGTGTCCGCGTTGTCCGATTCACTCATGAACAGTGGTTGGATAGGCCCCACGGACCTTGGAAACGGCAAGACGAAGTGGGTCAGGACGACTCAAAAGGCCGGCGAAGGGAACCAACTTGTCGAGGATATCGAGTCGACCCTCGTCCTGGGCCCTGGCGAGCATCAGATCACTCGGACGGATGTCGTAAAGGCCAGCGAGACGCGCCCGCTGGGCACCTATCTCACGGAAGGTATTGCGCCACCGGAGAGCGGGGAGATCGGTTCACGCCATTCCGAACTCCAGACCACCTATACGTCCGCGGACCAGAGCATTTCTCGCTCCTACACGCTGACCGCCGATCACAATCGCACCTCGAACACCGACACGTCGAACAGCGCAAAATTGGTTGGTGAGCTTGCTTCTGGCACCAACGTGGATTTGAAGACCAGCTTCCATAACTACGACAGCACCTTTTCAGGGACAGTGACCCTGCGCTCGGGTAAGAAGATCGCCCTCTCCTTGTCGGCTGAAAACTCGTATATCAGGCAAGGCGATGTCTCGATTTCAACGGGCAGGAGTCTCGTTGGCCTTTCCTTGAGCGAAGACTTCAAGATGGCGATGACGGTGGCATCAACCACTTCCTCTCCCATAGGGCCCTCGTCAGGAGCTGCGACGAGGGATATCACGATCGATGGAAAGGTAGTTGATCGCAACGAGAGCCAGATCGCAAAAATTTCGATGGGTCCGATCCCCGAACTCATCAGCAAGCTTCCGACCATCTTCATTACCTACGAGGGGAAGCAGGCTGAAGAGTTCGACCCTGGCTTCGAAGTCCTCTTCGGTAAGCTGTATGGCCTTAGCGGGGTGAATGTGTTCAACTGACGAAACACACCTGATTGCCAACAATGGGCCCAGGACGATTTATTTCGCCTGGGCCCATTGTTGAGCCGTTAACCAAGCGTGACCCCGCATCGGGCGACTCTTAAACGAGGCCACGCAAGGTAAGCGAGTGCAGGGGTGGGATGGCTCCTTGACAAGACTCGAACATCTGTTCATTATGCGAGCAGAGGTTCTTGGCGACGGGCCAAGTGCCTCACACCGATTAGAAGAGGCGGAAATGAAATCAGCACTGAGCCCTTACATCAGCTTCAAAGACAACGCGCGCGAGGCCATGACGTTCTATCAGACGGTCTTTGGCGGCAAGCTCGACGCCATGACCTTCAAGGACTTCAACGTCTCCGAGGATCCCGCCGAGGCTGACAAGATCATGCACTCCATGCTCCAGGCCGAGAACGGGATTACGTTCATGGGTTCCGACACTCCCAACAGCATGGAATACAAGCCCGGCGCTCGGATCAGCATGGCACTCAGTGGCGATGACCACGATGAGCTCAAGGGTTACTTCGAGAAGCTGTCGGCAGGCGGTACCATCAACCAGCCGCTCGTGCAGGCCCCCTGGGGGGACAGCTTCGGCTCGTGCACCGACAAGTTCGGCGTGGATTGGCTGGTCAACATCGCCGGCAAGAAGGCGTAGGCCTCATTTAGCACCGGTTAGATGGAGGGTCGGGAGCGAGTCTCTCGGCCCTTTGCCTTGCCTTCGGCAAGGCCTGCTGGATGCTCGTCGCGCTGCCGATCGAGGCCACGATGATGCTTGCGATCGCAAGCCACTGCAGCAGCGTCAGTTGCTCGCCGAGAATGACCAAGGCGGCCAACGCGCCAATCGCAGGCTCCATGCTGAGCAGGATGCCGAAGGTCTGCTTCGGGAGGCGCTTGAGGGCCACCATCTCCAGCGAGTAAGGCACCGCGCTCGAGAGGATGCCGACGCCGAGGCCGGCGAGCATCAGCGCGGGATCGAGCAAGGCGGTCCCGGCGCGGGCGACCCCGAAGGGGAGCACGACCAAGGCAGCGGTGAGCATCCCGAGCGAGGTCGCCTGGCCACCCGGGATTTGCCCTGCTCGCTTGCCGAAGACGATGTACAGCGCCCAGCACACCGCTGCGCCAAGGGCAAAGCCGACCCCTACCGGGTCCAGGGTGCCGCTGCCCTCGGTCAGGGGAAGCAGAAGCCCCATGCCAAGCACCGCGAAGCCGATCCAGGCAAAGTCCAGCGCCCTGCGCGAGGCCGCCATCGCGACGGCGAGCGGCCCGGTGAACTCGATGGCGATCGCGACCCCCAGCGGGATCCTGGCGATCGACATGTAGAACAACAGGTTCATGAGGCCTGTCACCGCGCCGTACAGCACGATGGTGCGGGCGTCTTTCGCCGAGAGCGGCAGGCGCCACGGACGCCAGATTGCAAGCAGGAGGATGGCCGCGAAGACCGCCCGGTAAGCGGTCGTGCCCTCGGCACCGAGAACAGGGAAGAGGTGCTTGGCGAAGGATGCCCCGACCGTCAGGGAGACGAGGCTACCGAACAAGGCGATGACCGGCAACAGTACGTGATGGGCGGGTGACCAGGGCTTCAAGCTTTCCTCCTCGCTCCTCTGCTCAGCATACCCGAGGGAGCCGTCGCGTTGACACGATCCCAGGCGATCGTGCTACACATGATGGTAGCCACCCAACGTCCCGATGGCGGAGCGACCGAGCGTCGTATCCGTAGGGCGTTCGCGGGAGGCTGCCTTCTGGATGGCGCCGCCCGCCCCTAGTTACACCATTCGTCATTAGGAGGGCCTTCATGTCGAGCGCCGAACTTCCCATTCTCAACTTCATCCTGAGCAACTACAAGAACTTCAACTCGCGCGCCACCCGCGATGCGATGCTCGCTTACTGGGACCACATCCAGGCCGGCGGGCGCATGTTCTGGGCGGTGGCCGGCGCCATGTCGTCCGCGCAGCTCGGCATCACCCTCGCGCCTGCGATCCGCGCGGGCCTGATCCACGGTCTCTCGGTGACCGGGGCCAACCTGGAAGAATCCCTCTTCCGTCTCGTTGCTCACAACGAGTACAAGGACTTCCCCGACTACCGCTACCTCACCAAGCAGGACGATACCCGCATCCTAAACGACCGGATGCGCCGCGTCACCGACACCAGCATCCCCGAGGACGAAGCCTTCCGCGCCGTCGAAGAGATCGTCGTCCCCATGTGGAAAAAGGCCCATGCCAACGGCGAGCGCCGCTTCTGGCACCAGTACTTCTACGAGGTCATCCAGGCCATCGATCCCGCCAAGTACGAAGGCAACCCGGACGACTGCTGGCTCCTGGCCGCCGCCCGCGCCAACCTGCCGATCGTCGTCCCCGGCTACGAGGACTCCACCTTCGGCAACATCATCACGTCCTACGTGAAGCACGGTGACATCAGCGCCAGCATCGCCAAGTCGGGCATCGAGTACATGGCCGACTTCTACGATCGCTACAAGGAGCTTTCGAGCACTGACGCCGGCGTCGGCTTCTTCCAGATCGGCGGCGGCATCGCCGGCGACTTCCCTATCTGCGTCGTGCCCTCGATCAAGTACGACCTCGGCGAGGAAGTGAAGCCCTGGTCCTACTTCTGCCAGATCAGCGACTCGACCACCTCGTACGGCTCCTACTCGGGTGCGACCCCCAACGAGAAGATCACCTGGGACAAGCTGACCGAGGAGACCCCCATGTTCGTCGTCGAGTCCGATGCGACGATCGTGGCGCCCCTCATCCTGCGCGCGCTCCTCGAGTGCAAGCAGAACCCCGAAGCCGCCAACGCCCTCATTGCCCAGCACATGGGCGAGAAGGCGACGGCTGGCGCCAAGGCGTAACCGCGTCCAAAACCAAGCAACGCCCTACCGAAAGGTGGGGCGTTGCTGCTGAGAAGCAGGTGAGGACTACCCTTGCGCCCACCCCATGGTGTATCATAGCTCGCTCGCCTGGTGACTCACCTGCGAAACCACCGCGCCGTACCCCCCGCATCGGAGGACTCAATGCTCAAGACCATCGGTATCGTCGTGGCCGCCTTGCTCGGTGGCTTGCTCATCTTCGCCGCGACCAAGCCCGACACCTTCACCATCCAGCGCTCAGCGAGCATCAAAGCCTCGCCCGAGGCACTCTACGCGCAGATCAGCGACTTCCATCGCTGGGCGGATTGGTCGCCCTACGATAAGTTGGATCCCGCGATGAAGAAGACCTATCGCGGTGCAGAGAGCGGCGTGGGAGCCATTTACGAGTGGGAAGGCAGCGACAAGGTCGGCCAGGGCAACATGGAGATCGTCGAGGCCGTTCCTGGTGCCAAGGTCGTCACGAAGCTGAATTTCGTCAAGCCGTTCCAGGCCAACAACGTCGCCGAGTTCACGCTGGAGACCAAGGGTGACACCACCCACGTCACGTGGGCGATGCGCGGTCCCAATTCCTACATGTCGAAGGTCATGTGCATCTTCATCGACATGGACAAGATGGTCGGCAAGGATTTCGAGACG
This genomic window from bacterium contains:
- a CDS encoding YwbE family protein; the encoded protein is MLGQERDAIKVGLEVGIVLKADQRSNRITRGIVADILTKSPFHPHGIKVRLTDGQVGRVKEIY
- a CDS encoding VOC family protein, translating into MKSALSPYISFKDNAREAMTFYQTVFGGKLDAMTFKDFNVSEDPAEADKIMHSMLQAENGITFMGSDTPNSMEYKPGARISMALSGDDHDELKGYFEKLSAGGTINQPLVQAPWGDSFGSCTDKFGVDWLVNIAGKKA
- a CDS encoding DMT family transporter, which translates into the protein MPVIALFGSLVSLTVGASFAKHLFPVLGAEGTTAYRAVFAAILLLAIWRPWRLPLSAKDARTIVLYGAVTGLMNLLFYMSIARIPLGVAIAIEFTGPLAVAMAASRRALDFAWIGFAVLGMGLLLPLTEGSGTLDPVGVGFALGAAVCWALYIVFGKRAGQIPGGQATSLGMLTAALVVLPFGVARAGTALLDPALMLAGLGVGILSSAVPYSLEMVALKRLPKQTFGILLSMEPAIGALAALVILGEQLTLLQWLAIASIIVASIGSATSIQQALPKARQRAERLAPDPPSNRC
- a CDS encoding deoxyhypusine synthase family protein, giving the protein MSSAELPILNFILSNYKNFNSRATRDAMLAYWDHIQAGGRMFWAVAGAMSSAQLGITLAPAIRAGLIHGLSVTGANLEESLFRLVAHNEYKDFPDYRYLTKQDDTRILNDRMRRVTDTSIPEDEAFRAVEEIVVPMWKKAHANGERRFWHQYFYEVIQAIDPAKYEGNPDDCWLLAAARANLPIVVPGYEDSTFGNIITSYVKHGDISASIAKSGIEYMADFYDRYKELSSTDAGVGFFQIGGGIAGDFPICVVPSIKYDLGEEVKPWSYFCQISDSTTSYGSYSGATPNEKITWDKLTEETPMFVVESDATIVAPLILRALLECKQNPEAANALIAQHMGEKATAGAKA
- a CDS encoding SRPBCC family protein — translated: MLKTIGIVVAALLGGLLIFAATKPDTFTIQRSASIKASPEALYAQISDFHRWADWSPYDKLDPAMKKTYRGAESGVGAIYEWEGSDKVGQGNMEIVEAVPGAKVVTKLNFVKPFQANNVAEFTLETKGDTTHVTWAMRGPNSYMSKVMCIFIDMDKMVGKDFETGLGNLKALAEK